A portion of the Glandiceps talaboti chromosome 13, keGlaTala1.1, whole genome shotgun sequence genome contains these proteins:
- the LOC144444373 gene encoding uncharacterized protein LOC144444373, translating to MPRGNELSDFQKGQIITLHEDGYSNREVARILDISERSIRYNLEKFQTSGTMVNKPRSGRPRVTTEKEDRLLVRYSLEKRNAPEIRALFQENNQRLLSVPTVKK from the coding sequence ATGCCCAGAGGAAACGAATTATCCGACTTTCAAAAGGGACAAATTATAACATTACATGAAGACGGATATAGCAACAGAGAAGTTGCCAGAATACTAGATATTTCGGAAAGATCAATTAGGTACAACCTCGAAAAGTTCCAAACAAGCGGAACTATGGTGAACAAGCCGCGTAGTGGTCGTCCTCGCGTCACCACGGAGAAGGAAGATAGATTACTAGTTAGATACAGTCTGGAAAAGAGAAATGCACCAGAAATTAGAGCTCTTTTCCAAGAGAATAATCAAAGATTACTGAGTGTGCCAACCGTAAAAAAATAG